The Symphalangus syndactylus isolate Jambi chromosome 8, NHGRI_mSymSyn1-v2.1_pri, whole genome shotgun sequence genome includes a window with the following:
- the GPR132 gene encoding probable G-protein coupled receptor 132 isoform X2: MPGNATPVTTTTPWASLGLPAKTCSNVSFEESRIVLVVVYSAVCTLGVPANCLTAWLALLQVLQGNVLAIYLLCLALCELLYTGTLPLWVIYIRNQHRWTLGLLACKVTAYIFFCNIYVSILFLCCISCDRFVAVVYALESRGHRRQRTAILISACIFILVGIVHYPVFQTEDKETCFDMLQMDSRIAGYYYARFTVGFAIPLSIIAFTNHRIFRSIKRSMGLSAAQKAKVKHSAIAVVVIFLVCFAPYHLVLLVKAAAFSYYRGDRNAMCGLEERLYTASVVFLCLSTVNSVADPIIYVLATDHSRQEVSRIHKGWKQWSTRTDITRLTHTRDTEELPSPMALADHYTFSRPVHPPGSPCPAMRLIEESC, from the exons ATGCCAG GAAACGCCACCCCAGTGACCACCACTACCCCGTGGGCCTCCCTGGGCCTCCCCGCCAAGACCTGCAGCAACGTGTCCTTCGAGGAGAGCAGAATAGTCCTGGTCGTGGTGTACAGCGCAGTGTGCACGCTGGGGGTGCCGGCCAACTGCCTGACTGCGTGGCTGGCGCTGCTGCAGGTGCTGCAGGGCAACGTGCTGGCCATCTACCTGCTCTGCCTGGCACTCTGCGAGCTGCTGTACACGGGCACGCTGCCGCTCTGGGTCATCTATATCCGCAACCAGCACCGCTGGACCCTGGGCCTGCTGGCCTGCAAGGTGACCGCCTACATCTTCTTCTGCAACATCTACGTCAGCATCCTCTTTCTGTGCTGCATCTCCTGTGACCGCTTCGTGGCCGTGGTGTACGCGCTGGAGAGTCGGGGCCACCGCCGCCAGAGGACCGCCATCCTCATCTCCGCCTGCATCTTTATCCTCGTCGGGATCGTTCACTACCCGGTGTTCCAGACGGAAGACAAGGAAACCTGCTTCGACATGCTGCAGATGGACAGCAGGATCGCCGGGTACTACTATGCCAGGTTCACCGTTGGCTTTGCCATCCCCCTCTCCATCATCGCCTTCACCAACCACCGGATTTTCAGGAGCATCAAGCGGAGCATGGGCTTAAGTGCCGCCCAGAAGGCCAAGGTGAAGCACTCGGCCATCGCGGTGGTTGTCATCTTCCTTGTCTGCTTCGCCCCGTACCACCTGGTTCTCCTCGTCAAAGCTGCTGCCTTTTCCTACTACAGAGGAGACAGGAACGCCATGTGCGGCTTGGAGGAAAGGCTGTACACAGCCTCTGTGGTGTTTCTGTGCCTGTCCACGGTGAACAGCGTGGCTGACCCTATTATCTACGTGCTGGCCACGGACCATTCCCGCCAAGAAGTGTCCAGAATCCATAAGGGGTGGAAACAGTGGTCCACGAGGACAGACATCACCAGGCTCACCCACACCAGGGACACCGAGGAGCTGCCGTCGCCCATGGCCCTTGCAGACCACTACACCTTCTCCAGGCCCGTGCACCCACCAGGGTCACCATGCCCTGCAATGAGGCTGATTGAGGAGTCCTGCTGA
- the GPR132 gene encoding probable G-protein coupled receptor 132 isoform X1 yields the protein MCSMLLKNGYNGNATPVTTTTPWASLGLPAKTCSNVSFEESRIVLVVVYSAVCTLGVPANCLTAWLALLQVLQGNVLAIYLLCLALCELLYTGTLPLWVIYIRNQHRWTLGLLACKVTAYIFFCNIYVSILFLCCISCDRFVAVVYALESRGHRRQRTAILISACIFILVGIVHYPVFQTEDKETCFDMLQMDSRIAGYYYARFTVGFAIPLSIIAFTNHRIFRSIKRSMGLSAAQKAKVKHSAIAVVVIFLVCFAPYHLVLLVKAAAFSYYRGDRNAMCGLEERLYTASVVFLCLSTVNSVADPIIYVLATDHSRQEVSRIHKGWKQWSTRTDITRLTHTRDTEELPSPMALADHYTFSRPVHPPGSPCPAMRLIEESC from the exons ATGTGCTCAATGCTATTGAAGAACGGTTACAATG GAAACGCCACCCCAGTGACCACCACTACCCCGTGGGCCTCCCTGGGCCTCCCCGCCAAGACCTGCAGCAACGTGTCCTTCGAGGAGAGCAGAATAGTCCTGGTCGTGGTGTACAGCGCAGTGTGCACGCTGGGGGTGCCGGCCAACTGCCTGACTGCGTGGCTGGCGCTGCTGCAGGTGCTGCAGGGCAACGTGCTGGCCATCTACCTGCTCTGCCTGGCACTCTGCGAGCTGCTGTACACGGGCACGCTGCCGCTCTGGGTCATCTATATCCGCAACCAGCACCGCTGGACCCTGGGCCTGCTGGCCTGCAAGGTGACCGCCTACATCTTCTTCTGCAACATCTACGTCAGCATCCTCTTTCTGTGCTGCATCTCCTGTGACCGCTTCGTGGCCGTGGTGTACGCGCTGGAGAGTCGGGGCCACCGCCGCCAGAGGACCGCCATCCTCATCTCCGCCTGCATCTTTATCCTCGTCGGGATCGTTCACTACCCGGTGTTCCAGACGGAAGACAAGGAAACCTGCTTCGACATGCTGCAGATGGACAGCAGGATCGCCGGGTACTACTATGCCAGGTTCACCGTTGGCTTTGCCATCCCCCTCTCCATCATCGCCTTCACCAACCACCGGATTTTCAGGAGCATCAAGCGGAGCATGGGCTTAAGTGCCGCCCAGAAGGCCAAGGTGAAGCACTCGGCCATCGCGGTGGTTGTCATCTTCCTTGTCTGCTTCGCCCCGTACCACCTGGTTCTCCTCGTCAAAGCTGCTGCCTTTTCCTACTACAGAGGAGACAGGAACGCCATGTGCGGCTTGGAGGAAAGGCTGTACACAGCCTCTGTGGTGTTTCTGTGCCTGTCCACGGTGAACAGCGTGGCTGACCCTATTATCTACGTGCTGGCCACGGACCATTCCCGCCAAGAAGTGTCCAGAATCCATAAGGGGTGGAAACAGTGGTCCACGAGGACAGACATCACCAGGCTCACCCACACCAGGGACACCGAGGAGCTGCCGTCGCCCATGGCCCTTGCAGACCACTACACCTTCTCCAGGCCCGTGCACCCACCAGGGTCACCATGCCCTGCAATGAGGCTGATTGAGGAGTCCTGCTGA